A single Methylobacterium sp. 17Sr1-1 DNA region contains:
- a CDS encoding polysaccharide biosynthesis/export family protein yields the protein MRALPIALCTALAVSGCSNFLPAAGPTASAVASGADVATDQGLLARYEIIDVNAAVVEALRGRPLDSLLASFGDRRPSVEPVIGVGDTVAVTIYEASTGGLFSGSLSVDRFSSGSKSATIPPQVVTRDGAITVPYAGRIQVAGKRVQDVQAQIEQELAGKAIEPQVIVTVVQPTSTAVTVTGEVTAGARLPLSTKGDRLLDVVASAGGVRAPVSETFVRLSRGSTTATVPLTAIVSNPRENIFLRPGDTLTLVRDPQTFLAVGALGAQSEIPFAAEGITLAQALAKARGLSDLQADPAGVFLFRFEPASVVRRIRPNSPLLSSNFVPVVYRINMRDPNSLFVSQAFRMRNRDLVYVSNAPFTEVQKVLGVFSTITAPVSAGASVYAGVR from the coding sequence ATGCGCGCACTCCCGATCGCCCTCTGCACCGCGCTCGCGGTCTCGGGCTGCTCCAACTTCCTGCCGGCGGCCGGCCCGACGGCGAGCGCGGTCGCGTCGGGCGCCGACGTCGCCACCGACCAGGGCCTCCTCGCCCGCTACGAGATCATCGACGTCAACGCCGCCGTGGTCGAGGCCCTGCGCGGCCGTCCGCTCGACAGCCTGCTCGCCTCCTTCGGCGACCGCCGCCCCTCCGTCGAGCCGGTGATCGGCGTCGGCGACACCGTGGCGGTGACCATCTACGAGGCCAGCACCGGCGGCCTGTTCTCCGGCTCCCTGTCGGTCGACCGGTTCTCCTCCGGCTCGAAATCGGCCACCATCCCGCCCCAGGTCGTCACCCGCGACGGCGCGATCACGGTGCCGTATGCCGGCCGCATCCAGGTGGCGGGCAAGCGCGTCCAGGACGTGCAGGCCCAGATCGAGCAGGAGCTCGCCGGCAAGGCGATCGAGCCGCAGGTGATCGTCACCGTGGTCCAGCCGACCAGCACCGCCGTGACGGTGACCGGCGAGGTGACGGCGGGCGCCCGCCTGCCGCTCTCCACCAAGGGCGACCGGCTGCTCGACGTGGTCGCCTCCGCCGGCGGCGTGCGCGCGCCGGTCTCCGAGACCTTCGTGCGGCTCTCGCGCGGTTCCACCACCGCGACGGTGCCGCTGACCGCGATCGTCTCCAACCCGCGCGAAAACATCTTCCTGCGCCCGGGCGACACCCTCACCCTGGTGCGCGACCCCCAGACCTTCCTGGCGGTGGGCGCGCTCGGCGCGCAATCCGAGATCCCGTTCGCCGCCGAGGGCATCACGCTGGCCCAGGCGCTGGCCAAGGCGCGCGGCCTCTCGGACCTGCAGGCCGACCCGGCCGGCGTGTTCCTGTTCCGGTTCGAGCCGGCCTCGGTGGTGCGCCGCATCCGCCCGAACAGCCCGCTCCTGTCCTCGAACTTCGTGCCGGTGGTCTACCGGATCAACATGCGCGATCCCAACAGCCTGTTCGTCTCCCAGGCGTTCCGGATGCGCAACCGCGACCTCGTCTACGTCTCGAACGCGCCCTTCACCGAGGTCCAGAAGGTGCTCGGCGTGTTCTCGACCATCACCGCGCCGGTCTCGGCCGGCGCCTCGGTCTACGCCGGCGTGCGGTAA
- a CDS encoding D-2-hydroxyacid dehydrogenase family protein, producing MTTHEDGIRIAVLDDYQGVAAGLAEWGGLGPDVAVEFFSEPVPRADAPARLAPYTVLCLMRERMPLDADLIAALPNLKLVVFTGGRNPSVDTAALNARGITVCNTRNGEGGIATAELTVALMLACARNLPREFANVAAGRWQETVGEGLEGRTLGLLGLGRIGARVAAVGRALGMRPTAWSPNLTPERAEAGGASLVTREALFAESDVVSLHMVLAPSTRGIVGEGEIARMRKGAILINTSRGPLIDEAALVAALAESRIRAGLDVFDREPLPADHPLRSVPNAVLTPHLGYVTQSTFRMFYEDTVEAIAAWRRGAPVRVVTP from the coding sequence GTGACGACACACGAAGACGGCATCCGGATCGCGGTGCTCGACGATTATCAGGGCGTGGCCGCGGGGCTCGCCGAGTGGGGCGGCCTCGGCCCGGACGTGGCGGTGGAGTTCTTCTCGGAGCCGGTGCCGCGGGCGGACGCTCCCGCGCGGCTCGCGCCCTACACCGTGCTCTGCCTGATGCGCGAGCGCATGCCGCTGGACGCCGATCTGATCGCAGCCCTGCCCAATCTGAAGCTCGTGGTGTTCACCGGCGGGCGCAACCCGTCGGTCGACACCGCGGCGCTGAACGCCCGCGGCATCACGGTCTGCAACACCCGCAACGGCGAGGGCGGCATCGCCACCGCGGAACTCACCGTCGCGCTGATGCTGGCCTGTGCCCGCAACCTGCCGCGGGAATTCGCCAACGTGGCGGCCGGGCGCTGGCAGGAAACGGTCGGCGAGGGCCTGGAGGGCCGCACCCTCGGGCTCCTGGGACTCGGGCGCATCGGGGCCCGGGTCGCGGCGGTGGGCCGCGCGCTCGGCATGCGGCCGACGGCCTGGAGCCCCAACCTGACGCCGGAGCGGGCCGAGGCCGGCGGGGCGAGTCTCGTCACGCGGGAGGCCCTGTTCGCGGAGAGCGACGTCGTCAGCCTGCACATGGTGCTGGCGCCCTCGACCCGCGGCATCGTCGGGGAGGGCGAGATCGCCCGGATGCGGAAAGGGGCGATCCTGATCAACACTTCCCGCGGCCCGCTGATCGACGAGGCGGCTTTGGTGGCGGCCCTGGCTGAGAGCCGGATCCGGGCCGGGCTCGACGTGTTCGACCGCGAGCCCCTGCCCGCCGACCATCCGCTGCGGAGCGTGCCGAACGCGGTGCTGACCCCGCATCTCGGCTACGTCACGCAGAGCACGTTCCGGATGTTCTACGAGGACACCGTCGAGGCGATCGCGGCCTGGCGCCGGGGCGCACCGGTGCGGGTGGTGACGCCCTGA
- a CDS encoding branched-chain amino acid ABC transporter substrate-binding protein, with amino-acid sequence MTRTRAVAALWLAIGALLTGAGAARADVTVGVAVPRTGAVAGIGEQVLQGVQAAVRDANARGGIAGEPIVLDVQDDACDPGQAMAVAERFVRAGVRLVIGHVCSSASLAASDVYAAAGAVMISPASNAARLTDRGLPTIFRVSGREDDQGRLSATILAERFRDKKIAILYDDTPLSRNLAESTKANLNKIGQNETLFAAIVPGQTDDAALIKRLQGAGIEVVYYGGHYQEMGKLVRKAADAGYRPQWFGTSGIATKEFGTLAGPASDGVLMTFNPDLRRKPEAAAAVKALQADGIDPAGFTLYGYAALQALVEAGNFAKSTDPKAIAETLHAERFTLVLGNVGFDQKGDVTAPGYVLYVWRDGVFTYAN; translated from the coding sequence ATGACGCGCACCAGGGCCGTCGCCGCCCTGTGGCTGGCGATCGGAGCGCTGCTGACCGGGGCGGGCGCCGCCCGCGCCGACGTGACCGTCGGGGTCGCGGTGCCGCGCACCGGCGCGGTCGCCGGCATCGGCGAGCAGGTGCTCCAGGGCGTGCAGGCCGCCGTCCGGGACGCCAATGCCCGCGGCGGCATTGCCGGCGAGCCGATCGTGCTCGACGTGCAGGACGATGCCTGCGACCCCGGCCAGGCGATGGCGGTGGCCGAGCGCTTCGTGCGCGCCGGCGTGCGGCTGGTGATCGGGCATGTCTGCTCCAGCGCCTCGCTGGCGGCCTCCGACGTCTACGCGGCGGCCGGCGCGGTGATGATCAGCCCGGCCTCCAACGCCGCGCGCCTGACCGATCGCGGCTTGCCGACCATCTTCCGGGTCTCCGGCCGCGAGGACGACCAGGGCCGGCTCTCGGCCACGATCCTGGCCGAGCGTTTTCGCGACAAGAAGATCGCGATCCTCTACGACGACACGCCCCTGTCGCGGAACCTCGCCGAGTCGACCAAGGCCAACCTGAACAAGATCGGCCAGAACGAGACCCTGTTCGCCGCCATCGTCCCGGGCCAGACCGACGACGCCGCGCTGATCAAGCGCCTGCAGGGGGCGGGGATCGAGGTGGTCTATTACGGCGGCCACTACCAGGAGATGGGCAAGCTGGTGCGCAAGGCGGCGGATGCCGGCTACCGCCCGCAGTGGTTCGGCACCTCCGGCATCGCCACGAAGGAGTTCGGCACGCTGGCGGGCCCTGCGAGCGACGGCGTGCTGATGACCTTCAACCCGGACCTGCGCCGCAAGCCGGAGGCCGCCGCCGCCGTGAAGGCGCTGCAGGCCGACGGGATCGATCCCGCCGGCTTCACCCTCTACGGCTACGCCGCGCTCCAGGCCCTCGTCGAGGCCGGTAACTTCGCCAAGTCCACCGACCCGAAGGCCATCGCCGAGACCCTGCATGCCGAGCGGTTCACCCTGGTGCTCGGCAATGTCGGCTTCGACCAGAAGGGCGACGTGACGGCGCCGGGCTACGTGCTCTACGTCTGGCGCGACGGGGTGTTCACCTACGCCAATTGA
- a CDS encoding PhzF family phenazine biosynthesis protein has translation MTARFALVDVFHDGAFTGNPLAVVSGAEPDTAVMQAMTRWFNLSETVFLLPPTNASADYRARIFTLAHELPFAGHPTLGACHAWLALGGTPRQPGRVVQECGAGLVPIRHDSDRLAFAAPPLLRSGPVDEATLREVATVLRIAPEAVVEARWADNGPGWIGVMLGSAEAVLAVEPVRRHEGRIDIGLVGAHPQGAVTAWEIRTLFSDGAGALVEDPVTGSFNAAVAGWLRETGRAAGPYIAAQGTRLGRRGRIFVDYDGADWVGGRTLTVAEGTIPLDLASIGPQLA, from the coding sequence ATGACCGCCCGCTTCGCCCTGGTCGACGTGTTCCACGACGGCGCCTTCACCGGCAACCCGCTCGCGGTGGTGAGCGGGGCCGAGCCCGATACCGCTGTGATGCAGGCGATGACGCGGTGGTTCAACCTGTCGGAGACGGTGTTCCTGCTGCCGCCGACCAATGCCAGCGCCGATTACCGGGCGCGCATCTTCACCCTCGCCCACGAGCTGCCCTTCGCCGGCCACCCGACCCTCGGCGCCTGCCACGCCTGGCTGGCCCTCGGTGGGACGCCCCGGCAGCCCGGGCGCGTGGTGCAGGAATGCGGGGCGGGCCTCGTGCCGATCCGGCACGATTCCGACCGCCTCGCCTTCGCGGCGCCGCCGCTCCTGCGCTCGGGCCCGGTGGACGAGGCCACCCTGCGGGAAGTCGCGACGGTGCTGCGGATCGCCCCTGAGGCCGTCGTCGAGGCGCGCTGGGCCGATAACGGCCCGGGCTGGATCGGGGTGATGCTGGGTTCCGCCGAGGCGGTGCTGGCGGTGGAGCCGGTGCGCCGCCACGAGGGCCGGATCGATATCGGCCTCGTCGGTGCCCACCCCCAGGGTGCAGTGACGGCCTGGGAGATCCGCACCCTGTTCAGCGACGGCGCCGGCGCCCTGGTCGAGGATCCGGTCACCGGCAGCTTCAACGCCGCCGTCGCCGGCTGGCTGCGCGAGACCGGCCGCGCCGCCGGTCCCTACATCGCCGCGCAGGGCACGCGACTCGGCCGCCGCGGCCGGATCTTCGTCGATTACGACGGCGCCGACTGGGTCGGCGGGCGCACCCTCACGGTGGCGGAGGGGACGATCCCCCTCGACCTCGCTTCGATCGGGCCTCAATTGGCGTAG
- a CDS encoding TIGR02301 family protein, whose amino-acid sequence MRHAVILAAACLLAAAPAFAQTRPKPAPKPPEKEAPAPPPPAETPAPYDRDLLRLSEIIGALSFLRELCGNPDASEWPARMKSLLDAEGTSQGRRDRLAGAYNRGYGGYAVTYRVCTPSAVEAATRYIAEGERLSVALAGRFGG is encoded by the coding sequence ATGAGGCACGCCGTCATCCTGGCTGCCGCCTGCCTCCTCGCGGCGGCCCCCGCCTTCGCCCAGACCCGGCCGAAGCCCGCGCCCAAGCCGCCCGAGAAGGAGGCCCCCGCCCCTCCCCCGCCGGCCGAGACGCCGGCGCCCTACGACCGCGACCTCCTGCGCCTGTCGGAGATCATCGGGGCGCTGAGCTTCCTGCGCGAATTGTGCGGCAACCCGGACGCGTCGGAATGGCCCGCCCGGATGAAATCCCTGCTCGATGCCGAAGGCACCAGCCAGGGCCGGCGCGACCGCCTCGCCGGAGCCTATAACCGCGGCTATGGCGGCTACGCAGTGACCTACCGGGTCTGCACCCCCTCGGCGGTCGAGGCCGCGACCCGCTACATCGCGGAGGGTGAGCGCCTGTCGGTGGCGCTGGCCGGGCGTTTCGGCGGCTGA
- a CDS encoding NUDIX hydrolase encodes MSADAEDPAWRRRYPLRPFIAASAAVVRDGRVLLAARGQAPMRGIYTLPGGQVEVGETLAEAALRELHEEVGVVAEVVAYLDPLEVIERDADGTVMFHFVIHPHAARWRSGEPATGPEALSLRWVTPDESRDLPTTRGLHGVIAQALAAIGDER; translated from the coding sequence TTGAGCGCGGATGCCGAGGATCCGGCCTGGCGCCGCCGCTATCCGCTGCGTCCCTTCATCGCCGCCTCCGCGGCGGTGGTGCGTGACGGCCGGGTGCTGCTCGCCGCCCGCGGCCAGGCGCCGATGCGCGGGATCTACACCCTGCCGGGCGGACAGGTGGAGGTCGGCGAGACCCTGGCCGAGGCGGCCCTGCGCGAGCTGCACGAGGAGGTCGGGGTGGTGGCCGAGGTGGTGGCCTACCTCGATCCCCTCGAGGTGATCGAGCGCGACGCCGACGGCACGGTGATGTTCCACTTCGTGATCCACCCCCACGCGGCGCGCTGGCGCTCCGGCGAGCCGGCGACCGGGCCGGAGGCCCTCTCCTTACGCTGGGTGACGCCCGACGAGTCGCGCGACCTGCCGACCACGCGGGGGCTGCACGGGGTAATCGCCCAGGCGCTCGCGGCGATCGGAGACGAGAGATGA
- a CDS encoding SDR family oxidoreductase: protein MLLTGASRGIGHATVKRFSAAGWRVITCSRHPFPENCPWEMGPEDHLQVDLADPEDTVRAVKEVAGRLEAEGGLLHALVNNAGISPKGAGGARLGSIDTPFSDWTRVFQVNFFAPILLARGLCEELTRARGSIVNVTSIAGSRVHPFAGAAYATSKAALAGLTREMASDFGPLGVRVNAISPGEIDTSILSPGTDKLVAQIPQRRLGTPDEVAKAIYFLCTEASSYVNGAELHINGGQHV from the coding sequence ATGCTGCTCACCGGCGCGAGCCGGGGCATCGGCCACGCCACCGTCAAGCGCTTCTCGGCGGCGGGCTGGCGCGTCATCACCTGCTCGCGCCACCCCTTCCCGGAGAACTGCCCGTGGGAGATGGGGCCGGAGGACCATCTCCAGGTCGACCTCGCCGACCCGGAGGACACGGTCCGCGCCGTCAAGGAAGTGGCCGGGCGGCTCGAGGCCGAGGGCGGGCTGCTGCACGCGCTCGTCAACAATGCCGGCATCTCGCCGAAGGGGGCCGGCGGCGCGCGGCTGGGCTCGATCGACACCCCGTTCTCCGACTGGACGCGGGTGTTCCAGGTGAATTTCTTCGCCCCCATCCTGCTCGCCCGCGGCCTGTGCGAGGAGCTGACCCGGGCGCGCGGCTCCATCGTCAACGTGACGTCGATCGCGGGGTCGCGCGTCCATCCCTTCGCGGGGGCGGCCTACGCCACCTCGAAGGCGGCGCTCGCCGGCCTGACCCGCGAGATGGCCTCGGATTTCGGGCCTCTCGGCGTGCGGGTGAACGCGATCTCGCCGGGCGAGATCGACACCTCGATCCTGTCGCCGGGCACCGACAAGCTGGTGGCGCAGATCCCGCAGCGGCGACTCGGCACGCCCGACGAGGTCGCCAAGGCGATCTACTTCCTGTGCACCGAGGCCTCGTCCTACGTGAACGGCGCCGAATTGCACATCAACGGCGGCCAGCATGTCTGA
- the pdxH gene encoding pyridoxamine 5'-phosphate oxidase has protein sequence MDGLTKDDFTQNPDPWGLFRQWFADAQASEPEDPNAMALATCGADGLPDVRIVLLKDADERGFVFYTNTLSMKGLELADNPRAALVLHWKSLRRQVRARGTVTKVEDAEADAYFATRARDSRLGAWASRQSQPLDSRETLMRAVEEVAARFPGETVARPPHWTGYRIAPVTMEFWQDGAYRLHDRVRFTRQGEGWQSNRLYP, from the coding sequence GTGGACGGGTTAACGAAAGATGATTTCACCCAGAACCCGGATCCCTGGGGACTGTTCCGGCAATGGTTTGCCGACGCGCAGGCATCGGAGCCCGAGGATCCGAACGCCATGGCGCTGGCCACCTGCGGCGCCGACGGCCTGCCGGACGTGCGCATCGTGCTCCTGAAGGACGCCGACGAGCGCGGATTCGTGTTCTACACCAACACCCTGTCGATGAAGGGGCTGGAGCTCGCGGACAACCCGCGCGCCGCCCTCGTGCTGCACTGGAAGAGCCTGCGCCGCCAGGTCCGGGCCCGCGGGACCGTGACGAAGGTCGAGGATGCGGAAGCCGACGCCTACTTCGCCACCCGCGCCCGCGACAGCCGCCTCGGCGCCTGGGCGAGCCGGCAGTCGCAGCCCCTCGACAGCCGCGAGACCCTGATGCGGGCGGTGGAGGAGGTGGCCGCGCGCTTTCCCGGCGAGACCGTGGCGCGGCCGCCCCACTGGACCGGCTACCGCATCGCACCGGTGACGATGGAGTTCTGGCAGGACGGCGCCTACCGCCTGCACGACCGGGTGCGCTTCACCCGCCAGGGCGAGGGCTGGCAGAGCAACCGCCTCTATCCCTGA
- a CDS encoding RT0821/Lpp0805 family surface protein, with protein MRRGACKVGSVTLGLVVAASALGSVLAIGGCSQPLIMFTPQADVAPPEPESTGSIEPAAPRRDRDLSFGPDLSGEDWRRAKAALSVALDPQGNGQPVKWDNPDSGMRGMVNPTGLPFVKNDEICRGFLASVIGPGRNRFVRGTGCRPSGGAWELKSVKATTKPG; from the coding sequence ATGCGTCGCGGTGCGTGTAAAGTCGGTTCGGTGACGCTCGGGCTCGTCGTCGCGGCGAGCGCCTTGGGGAGCGTCCTGGCGATCGGCGGCTGCAGCCAGCCGCTCATCATGTTCACGCCGCAGGCGGACGTGGCGCCGCCGGAGCCGGAGAGCACCGGCAGCATCGAGCCTGCGGCCCCGAGAAGAGACCGGGATCTCAGCTTCGGCCCGGACCTCTCCGGCGAGGACTGGCGCCGCGCCAAGGCGGCGCTCTCCGTCGCCCTCGATCCGCAGGGCAACGGCCAGCCGGTGAAGTGGGATAACCCGGATTCGGGCATGCGCGGCATGGTCAACCCGACCGGGCTGCCCTTCGTCAAGAACGACGAGATCTGCCGCGGCTTCCTTGCCTCGGTGATCGGGCCGGGCCGCAACCGCTTCGTGCGCGGCACCGGGTGCCGGCCGTCGGGCGGCGCCTGGGAGCTGAAGAGCGTGAAGGCGACGACGAAGCCGGGGTGA
- a CDS encoding DnaJ C-terminal domain-containing protein — protein MRNPYDVLGVSRSADEAEIKKAFRKLAKAYHPDRNKNDTKAQDRFAEVNQAYEILGDAKKREQFDRGAIDGDGKPRFTGFEGFGGGGAGRGGGGFDFESMARARGGAGGAGGFGEDIFSHLFGEAFRSAGGAGRAAPQKGEDVAAELTVTLDQVAGEAKLRLNLPSGREVDVVVPKGVVDGQVIRLRGLGYPGAHGAEPGDALLTIRFAADSRFQIEGSDLRTTAEVPLEDAVLGGPIRIQTLTGAVEMKIPPMTSSGRVFRLRGKGLPKKDGTRGDLLATIAVTLPANADEALTEFARKRRAATAAS, from the coding sequence ATGCGCAACCCATACGATGTACTCGGCGTGAGCCGCTCGGCCGACGAGGCGGAAATCAAGAAGGCTTTCCGCAAGCTCGCCAAGGCCTACCACCCCGACCGCAACAAGAACGACACCAAGGCGCAGGATCGCTTCGCCGAGGTCAACCAGGCCTACGAGATCCTGGGCGACGCCAAGAAGCGCGAGCAGTTCGACCGCGGTGCCATCGACGGCGACGGCAAGCCCCGCTTCACCGGCTTCGAGGGCTTCGGCGGAGGCGGCGCCGGCCGCGGCGGTGGGGGATTCGACTTCGAGTCGATGGCCCGGGCCCGCGGCGGGGCCGGCGGCGCCGGCGGCTTCGGCGAGGACATCTTCTCGCACCTGTTCGGCGAGGCGTTCCGCTCCGCCGGCGGAGCCGGCCGCGCCGCGCCCCAGAAGGGCGAGGACGTCGCCGCCGAACTGACCGTCACCCTCGACCAGGTCGCCGGCGAGGCCAAGCTGCGCCTCAACCTGCCGAGCGGCCGCGAGGTCGACGTGGTCGTGCCCAAGGGCGTGGTCGACGGGCAGGTGATCCGCCTGCGCGGCCTCGGCTATCCGGGCGCCCACGGCGCCGAGCCGGGCGACGCGCTCCTGACCATCCGCTTCGCCGCCGATTCCCGATTCCAGATCGAGGGCTCGGATTTGCGCACCACCGCCGAGGTCCCGCTCGAGGACGCGGTTCTGGGCGGGCCGATCCGGATCCAGACCCTGACCGGCGCGGTCGAGATGAAGATCCCGCCGATGACCAGCTCCGGCCGGGTCTTCCGCCTGCGCGGCAAGGGCCTGCCGAAGAAGGACGGCACCCGCGGCGACCTGCTCGCCACCATCGCCGTCACCCTGCCGGCCAATGCGGACGAGGCCCTGACCGAGTTCGCCCGCAAGCGGCGGGCCGCCACTGCTGCGAGCTGA
- the fabI gene encoding enoyl-ACP reductase FabI: MADSNRAQVQDGGQPRTGLLAGKRGLVLGVANNRSIAWGIAKSAHQHGAELAFTYQGEALKKRVEPLARELDAAVVGHCDVTDPASIDAVFEAAGRHFPDGIDFVIHCIAFSDKDELTGRYIETSEANFSKSLLISCYSFTAVAQRAEKLMPNGGSLLTLTYYGAEKWMPHYNVMGVAKAALEASVRYLAADLGPQKIRVNAISAGPIKTLAASGIGDFRYILKWNEYNAPLRRTVTIDEVGETAAYLISDMSRGMTGEILHVDAGYHVVGMKNPEAPDLSLDKE, encoded by the coding sequence ATGGCTGACTCGAACCGGGCACAGGTACAGGATGGCGGGCAGCCCCGCACCGGGCTTCTCGCCGGCAAGCGCGGCCTCGTGCTCGGCGTCGCCAACAACCGCTCGATCGCCTGGGGCATCGCCAAGAGCGCGCACCAGCACGGTGCGGAGCTGGCTTTCACCTATCAGGGCGAGGCCTTGAAGAAGCGCGTCGAGCCCCTGGCCCGCGAGCTCGACGCGGCGGTCGTCGGCCATTGCGATGTCACCGATCCGGCCTCGATCGACGCGGTCTTCGAGGCCGCCGGCCGGCACTTCCCCGACGGGATCGACTTCGTCATCCACTGCATCGCCTTCTCGGACAAGGACGAGCTGACCGGCCGCTACATCGAGACCAGCGAGGCGAATTTCTCGAAGTCGCTGCTGATCTCCTGCTACTCGTTCACGGCGGTCGCCCAGCGCGCCGAGAAGCTGATGCCCAACGGCGGCTCGCTGCTCACGCTGACCTATTACGGCGCCGAAAAGTGGATGCCGCACTACAACGTGATGGGCGTCGCTAAGGCGGCCCTCGAAGCCTCGGTGCGCTACCTCGCAGCCGATCTCGGCCCGCAGAAGATCCGCGTCAACGCGATCTCGGCCGGCCCGATCAAGACGCTCGCCGCCTCCGGCATCGGCGACTTCCGCTACATACTGAAGTGGAACGAGTACAACGCCCCGCTGCGGCGGACGGTGACCATCGACGAGGTCGGCGAGACCGCCGCCTACCTGATCTCCGACATGTCCCGCGGCATGACCGGCGAGATCCTGCACGTGGACGCGGGCTACCATGTCGTCGGCATGAAGAATCCCGAGGCGCCGGACCTCAGCCTCGACAAGGAGTGA